In the Terriglobia bacterium genome, one interval contains:
- a CDS encoding pilus assembly protein TadG-related protein, protein MKRSRNEAGQALLLMALSMIVLCGFTGLAIDMGYLRFMKRQMQAATDSAALAGAAEVGYADVTAAAQTDASSNGFTDGVNGTTITVNNPPTSGPRQGNASYVEVLIAQSQPTFFMKLLGVESEMVRTRAVAYSGISGACIYALNPSVSSAFSVNGNSDLTSQCGILDNSSNSTAALVQNGSGCLSATYIGVVGAFKNNSSCLPSPTPVSGIAGFSDPLAYLQPPTVGACDYPSGVSISGGSQTLYQGVYCGGISIKGGSTDVTFSPGTYIINGGGMNVSGGANVHASGVTFYITGTSSTFKGISITGGTRSQLIAPSTGTYASILFFQDRSMTSPSSGADSNIAGGSGTDIQGTLYFPTTNLTYAGSSTSALYTILIANTVKISNTTVINDTYQVLPGGSSPVHSAILSE, encoded by the coding sequence ATGAAACGATCCAGGAATGAAGCAGGCCAAGCCCTGCTTTTGATGGCGCTTTCGATGATCGTCCTGTGCGGGTTTACGGGACTTGCCATCGACATGGGATATCTCCGTTTCATGAAGCGGCAGATGCAGGCCGCGACTGACAGCGCAGCTCTGGCCGGCGCTGCTGAAGTGGGTTATGCAGACGTTACTGCCGCGGCGCAGACTGATGCGTCGAGCAATGGATTTACAGATGGTGTGAATGGGACCACCATCACGGTCAACAATCCGCCGACCAGCGGTCCACGCCAGGGCAATGCGAGCTATGTGGAAGTGCTCATTGCCCAAAGCCAGCCGACCTTTTTCATGAAGCTCCTCGGAGTTGAATCGGAAATGGTCAGAACGCGCGCCGTGGCTTACTCCGGGATTTCGGGCGCCTGCATTTACGCGCTGAACCCCAGCGTTTCCAGTGCTTTTTCAGTGAACGGGAACTCCGACCTGACCTCGCAGTGCGGCATCCTGGATAATTCCAGCAACTCGACCGCAGCTCTGGTGCAGAACGGAAGCGGATGCCTTTCGGCAACGTATATCGGCGTCGTGGGAGCATTCAAGAACAACTCTTCCTGCCTGCCGTCGCCCACACCGGTCAGCGGTATCGCTGGATTCAGTGATCCACTGGCCTACCTGCAACCGCCCACGGTCGGGGCCTGCGACTACCCGAGCGGCGTATCAATCAGCGGCGGTTCACAAACGCTCTATCAAGGCGTCTACTGCGGAGGCATCAGCATCAAAGGCGGTTCGACAGACGTCACCTTCAGTCCCGGCACCTACATTATCAATGGCGGCGGGATGAACGTCAGTGGCGGCGCAAACGTTCATGCCAGTGGAGTCACTTTCTACATTACCGGAACGTCCAGCACTTTTAAGGGCATCTCGATCACGGGCGGGACTAGAAGCCAGTTAATCGCTCCATCGACGGGCACCTATGCTTCCATCCTGTTTTTCCAGGACCGATCGATGACGTCCCCCTCGTCCGGCGCTGACAGCAACATCGCCGGCGGCAGCGGAACAGACATCCAGGGCACGCTTTACTTCCCGACCACGAACCTTACGTACGCCGGAAGCAGTACGAGCGCACTCTACACCATCCTGATTGCCAATACGGTGAAGATCTCGAACACAACCGTTATTAACGACACATATCAGGTGCTGCCGGGCGGGTCATCGCCGGTCCACAGCGCAATTTTGTCAGAATAG
- a CDS encoding mechanosensitive ion channel family protein — translation MAEKVVKKGRYGLLLAFLVLGMAGTIPAFPQNSPPPTSSGAVSAPQVIQFLNQTLKWYRHLSAEQRIASEPDDQMVVYNNRQIAEQVVRLAFGFARAQADVLAKAAPSNQAESAGAPDTHYQALHAMQTNLDKLLQDTQAELDSNQQKLATATGRSRRDLESQVSELQGEVKLFTARRDAVRSMVDFVSGTSANSLGAGGLRAQIETLAASVPETASNPATASRSGAASLSPLPPTGATSASGRSDVFGMWDLAGDIFTQIQKIHTIDSIVGQTDALTQAVNNLRAPMVTQLKEMSKQGDVLAAQADTAGPAQLAQEREQLDNLAAKFKQATSAAIPLSKMDVLLGLYSRGLTRWRDAMDSRNSADWKSLGVRVGFLVLILGVAIAAAEVWRRAVYRYVHDPRQRHQFLFLRRFVLWLVIAMIIVFTFAGRLASVLTFAGLLTAGVAVALQSVILSVVGYFFLIGKFGIRVGDRVQIGGVTGEVIDVGLVRLHLMELGGSGFGAPTGRVVAFSNSIVFQPSAGLFKQIPGTSFIWHEVAITVPRGADFALVKERLLGAVTGVLSDYRPELERQYREMQRTVYSAPADGLRPKIQLHILPSSIEAVIRFPVDLRRDAEIDERVSHALLDALESDPGLKPPGSETPAIRLRTNLSAADAAG, via the coding sequence ATGGCTGAGAAAGTGGTAAAAAAGGGAAGATACGGCTTGCTGCTCGCGTTCCTGGTCCTGGGAATGGCAGGCACTATTCCGGCATTTCCTCAAAACTCCCCGCCTCCGACTTCGTCAGGCGCCGTTTCTGCCCCACAAGTAATTCAGTTCCTGAATCAGACCCTCAAGTGGTATCGACACCTGTCCGCCGAACAGCGGATCGCATCCGAGCCAGATGACCAGATGGTGGTTTACAACAACCGGCAGATTGCTGAGCAGGTGGTTCGGCTGGCTTTCGGCTTTGCCCGCGCCCAGGCAGATGTGCTCGCAAAGGCGGCGCCTTCCAATCAGGCTGAGAGCGCAGGCGCACCCGACACGCACTACCAGGCGCTTCATGCGATGCAGACAAACCTTGACAAGCTCCTTCAGGACACGCAGGCAGAGTTGGACTCGAATCAGCAAAAGCTGGCGACGGCAACGGGGAGAAGTCGTCGCGACCTTGAATCTCAGGTATCGGAATTGCAGGGGGAAGTGAAGCTTTTCACAGCGCGCCGTGATGCCGTTCGCAGCATGGTCGATTTTGTAAGCGGAACCAGCGCCAATAGCCTTGGCGCCGGGGGCCTGCGGGCGCAAATTGAGACCCTCGCTGCTTCCGTCCCGGAAACAGCTTCCAATCCCGCAACTGCCAGCCGCTCGGGTGCCGCGTCTTTGAGCCCCCTTCCGCCCACAGGCGCCACATCGGCTTCCGGCAGGTCGGACGTTTTCGGCATGTGGGACCTGGCGGGTGATATTTTTACTCAAATTCAAAAGATCCACACCATTGATTCCATCGTCGGGCAAACTGACGCTCTTACTCAGGCTGTGAATAATTTGCGTGCTCCAATGGTCACACAGCTCAAAGAGATGTCCAAACAGGGAGACGTACTTGCTGCCCAGGCTGATACGGCGGGTCCGGCTCAACTTGCCCAGGAAAGAGAACAGCTCGATAATCTCGCCGCAAAGTTCAAACAGGCGACATCGGCCGCCATTCCATTGAGCAAGATGGACGTCTTGCTCGGTCTCTACAGCCGGGGCCTTACACGCTGGCGTGACGCAATGGATAGCCGCAATTCGGCCGATTGGAAGAGCCTGGGAGTGCGGGTGGGGTTTCTGGTTCTGATCCTTGGGGTAGCAATCGCGGCGGCGGAAGTTTGGCGGCGGGCAGTGTACAGGTACGTCCATGATCCGCGTCAAAGACACCAGTTCCTGTTTCTGCGAAGGTTCGTTCTGTGGCTCGTGATTGCAATGATCATTGTTTTCACCTTTGCCGGCAGGCTCGCATCGGTTCTCACCTTTGCTGGACTGCTGACCGCCGGCGTGGCCGTGGCTCTGCAGAGCGTCATTCTCTCGGTGGTGGGCTATTTCTTCCTTATCGGGAAATTTGGCATTCGTGTTGGCGACCGCGTTCAAATCGGCGGAGTCACTGGCGAGGTAATCGATGTCGGGCTTGTCCGGCTTCATCTCATGGAGCTGGGGGGCAGCGGGTTCGGCGCGCCTACGGGGCGAGTGGTCGCGTTCTCGAATTCTATAGTGTTTCAGCCTTCGGCAGGCCTCTTCAAACAGATTCCGGGCACGAGCTTTATCTGGCATGAGGTCGCGATCACGGTGCCTCGGGGCGCTGATTTCGCTTTGGTAAAGGAGAGGCTGCTTGGGGCCGTTACCGGCGTCCTGTCGGACTATCGCCCGGAATTGGAGCGACAGTATCGCGAAATGCAAAGAACTGTTTACTCCGCCCCAGCAGACGGTCTGCGCCCGAAGATTCAACTCCACATATTGCCATCCTCAATTGAGGCCGTGATTCGCTTTCCGGTGGACCTGCGGCGTGATGCCGAAATTGATGAGCGGGTATCTCATGCCTTACTCGATGCCTTGGAAAGCGATCCTGGGCTAAAGCCACCGGGCTCGGAGACTCCCGCCATCCGCCTCCGGACCAATCTCTCGGCCGCTGATGCGGCGGGTTAG